The genome window TCAACCCGTGAACTCCGCTCGAAATAAGATGTTCAATTAGATGACGAAGGGATGATTCAAGAATAACCCCTTTAGCTTGGTCAACTGGTGAAACAAGATAAGGAAAAATACCGTGAAAATGGGTCATAATCACTCCTAATTTTAGTTGTTATGGGAGATAACGTCTGTTTGTTCATTTTTTAATGAGTTAAAAAGAATTTGGGCGGCTTTAGTTGGGCTTTTTGAGTTGAGGTACAAGTTATATCGAATTGCCGGAAGTGCTGGTAACCCTTCATCTTCACCGAGTATGCGTAAATCCTCCCCAGAAAGTTCAATTGAACGCGCCATAATGCCCAATCCCGCCCTAACTGCAGCACGTGCACCAGATAATGTTGTTGCCATGTACGCAATTCGCCAAGGTATTTGCTGTTGATCGAGGTGATTGATCATCATCTCACGGTAAGTGCTCGGTTCATCTAGCACAACTAATGGCAGTGGCTGCTCTAAATTAAAGGTAAAATGCTTCCCGCAATACCATAGCGAAGGGAAACACGTAAAACAATTTTAGGGTAACCAACATGTTCCTCGGTTGAAATGGCCAAATCGAGTTCATTATCCTCTAACATTGACATAAGAAATGGGCTACGTTTGACAATAATATCCATGATCAAATTTGGATAAGCCCCTGAAAATCTGGCTAGTAAATCAGGTAATATGGTATTCGCTGTGTCATCTGGCGAACCAATTTTTAATACCCCGTCAATTTCTTCATAAACTAGCGATAAACATGCCTCATCATTAAGCCGCAGAATACGACGGGCATAGCTCAATAGTTGTGTACCAGAATCCGTCAATGCTTTATTTCTGCCTTGCCGCACAAATAATTCCTTGCCAATGAGTGACTCCAACCTTTGCATTTGTTGACTCACCGCTGATTGCGTTCGGCAAACAGATTCTGCAGCGGCGGCAAAAGTTGCACCATCAACAACCGCAATAAAAGTACGAAGTAAATCAAGCTCCAAATTAAAAATAGGGCGTTTAGCAGCTGGCATTTTAGTTATCTCTTTTCTTAAGGTATAAGATATCATTAAACAAGAGTGTTTAATTTACATACTAAGAAAAAAGCCTTAAAGAATCTATGTTAGAGCTCAATTGTTTGGCTCTAAATTGTAGCTACTTAATAATAAATTTGACCACTTGAATATCCGCCATAACACGTTAATCTTGCAGAATTAAGAAAACAAAAAACCGTCGAAGAGCAGCGTAGCAGTAAAGACTTCTTAAGCACTAGCAGTGAACACACTATCCAACACGATGAAACCACTCGTGAAAAAGGCAGCTTGCTCAGTGGCGAAAAAGTTACCATTACCACAGGGAATGACCTGACCGTCAAAGGCTCCTCGGTGGTGGCAGAGAATGATGTCAGCTTAACCGCTGGCAACAATGTCGATATCACCGCAGATAACAAACTGCATGTAGGCGGAGCTGATCTGATTGCTCAAAAAGACTTAAACTTCACGGGCGATAGCGTCCAAATCGACCCGGGCTATGATGCCAAACAACAAGAGGTCAGCGTCGGGGCGGCTACAAGGCCTGGCAGGTGATAATTTAGCAGGTGCATTGGCAAATACCTCGTCGCCGTACTTAGCGACATTGATAAAACAGCAAGTAGATGAAGATAATAAAGCCGCGAATACCATGGCATATGCTGCGTTATGCGCTGTTATTGCTAAGCTAAATAATCAATCCGCTGCTGCGGGTAGATTGTGCCATATTCTTTATCCTCTCACCTCTGAGCAAGCATATACTCTAAATAATTCGGATTACGTGTAGGCAGCTAGTGAAGATAGCCGAGGAGCATAGATAACTATGTGACTCGGATAGCTGAACGAAGCCAACAACCATGTAATTCGAAGTATGACGAATATACATTCATTATCGAAGCGACGTATATACTCACTCGGAGGTTAATGTGGGTTGAGTTAAGTTGACATGCATTGACTGAAAACGCGGGGGAAGCCTTGCAAACACTGGGTTTTAGATACAAAAAAGACGTCGATTGACGTCTCTTGATGTTCTTATGGTGCGAAGGCCGGACTCGCAAATAAAGACTAACAACATGAAATTTAAATAATATATTTTTAGTAATTATTTTTATACCCGTAAATGTACCCGTAGTGAAAACATTGCATTGATAGATATAAAAATTAGGGCAACCTTGGTTTATACTTTGTCAGCCTAAAACATGCTAATAAGTCAAAACCATGAAAATGATAAACGAGCTCAGAAAAGAAGCATCAAAACTTCGAGAACTACTTAACAACTGTGATACATCACAGTACGAAATATTATCGAACATCTTAGTCACTTCAATCGTTATCTATTCTTTCATTAAAAAAAGATCACTATCCTTAGTATTGTTTAATTTTAATTTAGCATGTATAACGGATAACAAATAAAAGTTTATATAGGAGAAGGCTTTAGGAGGGTTACCTATACCAAAACCATCTATATTTGTTGCTATTACCATGTAAAGGTGTATGAACCCTTGTCTGTATTCACGATTAATTCAAGAGGTTTACATTGGGTGTATGACGAATTACTCGGACTGGTAAATGTGTAGGACTGACCAAACTTGAGTTTGGCATTCGTATTCTGCCCTCGGTCATTGGTCGAAATCAGGCAGTTATTGCGGTTCAAGACTAATGACTGCAATGTAATATTGTCATCAAGACTGGTAATGGTATAACGCCATATTGGGAAAGCAACGTTTCCAGCACGAAGTTCATCGCCTTTAGCATCGACCTTTATCGGTAAATTAGCGGCGAACGACGTTGTACTATAAAGTAAAAGACTGCTCACAAACAGAATAGGACGAATGCAATTATTGAATTTCATCATAAAAACCTTCTATAAAAATAATGGGAATAAAAAGTGAGACGCTTACTTAGGTCAATGTGCTTTTCCTGGCGTTAACGGAATAATGAATACAGTAAAATTTTTATTTTTGATTCTTGTTATTCAACATTTCAGGTAAATGTTTAATGAAATAAATGGCAAAATTAAAAACTCCAGAAAAGAGTGATTTAATAATGTTAGGGAATTTAAAGGCGATAGGTAGAAAAATAATAAGGAATAATAAAAATAAAATAATATGCATAGCTCTAATCCTGATATAAAGAAAAAGAGCCAGTCAAATTCATGGCTCTGTAGTTATTAAATAAAACAGAGGTAATTAAGATAAAGATTCGCGTTGTTTTCTTCTCATCCATTTATTGTAATAATCAGAATGCTCTTCATCACGTCCTCCTGTTTCTTCAATCCAATCATCATATTCTGGGCTATCTTCAAAGCGTTCTGACATAGTGATTTCCTCTAAAGTGAATTATCTCAATTAAATTTGATAGCGATATGTGCTGTCGTGAATAGCTTAAAAGAATCTGGTTGGTATTTAAAATCGTTATAAACGATCGAATTCAATAAATTGATCTGTAAAATCTATCACAAAAACGATTGATAATTTATTATTGATAGCTTTAATCTATTGATAGTGAATAAACCGATCGTTAATACAGATCAATGAATAATGGTGGTTATGAATAAATGAATAGTTTCATGGCAGTAGGTCTGGGTAATAATATCGGTTAAGTTTGGATGAAATAGGTTATTGAGATAAAGATGGTTATTATGATGCACCTTGATTTACCCAAAAATGCAGGTTTTGCTTTACGTCATGCTCCATCGGAACAACAACAGGCTTTTCTTGCCGTGATTGAAAATTGGTCGAGTAATGTGGGCCAAAGTACCCAATCCTATTCTGCGCAGCTTAAAGCCAAAATTGAGCAAATGGTGGCCGTATGGGGCGGTATATGGCTCAATCCTAAAGACGACCACCAGAAACTAAAGCTGCAATGTGCTCAAGGGCATCTTATCAATGCCCATCCATTCTCTTTACGGCAAGGTGTATGGTGCGCGCAATGCTATATTGACAGTAAGCGGTATTCGATTGCCATAATGCAGACATGGGCGGCTCAGCGTCAGGGAATCTGCCTGTCAACGGCGTACATTAATTCCAACTCAAAACTCACTTGGCAATGCGAACAGAGCCACACTTGGGAGGCTTCGGCGGATTCGGTCAAGATGGGACGGTGGTATCCTCAGTGCTTACGCGTTCAACAGCAAGCGCAATATCTTGCAGAGATAAAGGCCATGGCGAAAGCGCGTGGGGAGAATGTTTATCCGATAAATACATTCATACTAAAAGTAAACTCAAATTACGTTGTGTTCACGGTCATGAATGGGAAATCTCGCCGCATATTACGCGTAATGCTCAAGGCTCATGGTGTCCTGTTTGCCCGATTGAGGCGATGCGAGGCTCATTGGTAGAGTTGCAGTCTATTGCCGCCGAGCGAGGCGGACAGTGTTTGGCAACAGTTTATACGACAGCGAATGATAAGGTGGGTTGGCTATGTGCACGGGGGCATGTTTGGTATACCACGCCAGCACATGTGAAAGACGGTACTTGGTGCCCTGAGTGTGTTTACTTATCATTGTGTCGAAGTGATAAAACTCGGAAAAAATATTTACCTCAAAAGAAATAGTCACGAGCGTCGCCAGTTGTGAACGGGCGTTGTGACGATTTAATCATCATACGAGTTGTTACTTTCGGATTAATCTTTTTTATGTGGAATTCGTCAATTTATTTCATGTTTAGTATGTTTTTTGTTGAACGTTAATGTTAGCGTAACCGAAATAAATGCTATTTATCTTGGTCTCGCTTGAGGTTTGATTATCGGGCGTAACCCATGAAATAACCTCAAAAGGACATTCAATGAGTCTGATAGAGCCCCTCAAAGCGTCTTTTTTATCCCACAATCGCTATCAATTGGCAGTCCAAGGATGCGATGCGCTATTGGATGTTGAATCTTTCATTGGGCGAGAAGCGATTAGCGAAACTTATCGTTATCAGATAACGTTCACCTCTTCATCCCAAAACCTGCAAGCCTCCCAGTTTCTTCGTCGTACCGCGCACTTTACGTTTTCATCACCCACTATTCCATTGGCCGATTTACGTTCACTGAATGAACCGCAAAAGCGAGTGCATGGTGTGGTGACACACTTTAAGCGGTTGTCCGGTTCAGCGGATGAAGCCCAGTACCAAATTGTCATTGAACCCTTTGTTTCGTTGCTGCGCCATCAACTGCGTTCCCACCGTTTCTTCTTAAACAAATCGGTACCGGAAGTCATTGGCCTCATTTTACGTGAGCATGACATGAAAGGCTGGGAATTTGAGTTTCATTTACAGCGCCAATATCCTAAGCGGGAACAAATCAACCAAATCAATGAAAGTGATTGGCGATTTATTGAACGGCTGTTAAGTGAAGTGGGGATTTTCTATTCCTTTAGTCTCCAGACCGACACGAAGACGGAAATTATTCACTTTGGGGATAGCCAGCGCGCCTATGTGTATGATTTACAACTGCCACTCAATAGCCCTTCTGGCATGAATGACAATGGCGTTGAAAGCGTGTGGGGGCTATCGCTACGTCACCAAGTGGTGGAACGCAGCGTCGTGACTAAAGATTATAATCACCGGCAAGCGATGCAAACGTTGCTATCCATTGAAACGGACATGACTCGCGGAGATGGGGACGATATAAACTATGGCGACGTTTACCACTACAAAGCCCGCCATCTTGAGCGCGGTGAGAAATACCAACCTGAAACGGAAACCGCCCATTTTTGGTCACGGCTAGACCATGAACGCTTTCTCGCACGTCAAACACTGCTGCGAGGCAAAAGCAATTCACCGCGCTTAACGCCGTTGATGATTTTTAAAGTCATCGATAACCAATTATCGTCCACCTTACCCACGGATTTTCAATCCGAAATTTTAATCACTCGATTACGATTTTCAGGCAGTCGCAGTAGCGCATTAACTATTCAGTTTGATGCCGCGCCGTACACCGAAGCACTGTGCTGGCGGCCTGTTCTAAAGCCTCGCCCTGTGATCGCAGGCACACTAATGGCGCGCATCACTAGTGCTAAATCCCATGATATTTATGCCCACCAAAATGAGCACGGTTTCTATTGGGTGAAATTCGATGCAGACCGTGATGAAAAACCGACGGGGTATGAAAGCATGCCCGTGCGGCTGGCAAAACCCTATGCAGGCGATACCTACGGAATACACTTCCCGTTGATTCAAGGGGCTGAAGTCGCGATTGCCTTCCATGAAGGGGATCCTGACCGACCGTATATCGCCCATGCCTTGCATGATTCCCATCGCCCCGACCACATCACTGACAAAAATAATACTCGCAACGTCATTCGTACTCCGGCAAATAATAAGCTTCGTATGGAAGATAAGCGCGGGCAAGAGCATATCAAGCTCAGCACCGAATACGGCGGAAAAACCCAACTTAATTTAGGGCATTTGGTTAATCAAGGGCGTGAAAAAACGTGGGGATGGTTTTGAACTTCGCACTGACAGTTGGGGCGCCATTCGAGCAGGGAAAGGGCTGTTTATTAGTACCAACTTACGCACCAAAGCCTCTTCTGAACAACTGGATATGCGCGAAGCCAAGCAGCAATTGGATGATGCATTAAACTTAGTGAGCTCACTACGGGAAGCCGCTGACGTTGCAAAAGCCGAATTGGCCGATTTAAACGCCCAGCAAACCTTACTCACCCAATCGATTCATGAACTGCAACAAGCGGCAATGTTACTCAGTTCGCCCGCGGGTATTGCGCTCACGTCCCCAAAAACGGTACAGGCTAACAGTGGCGAAAATATCACTCTGACTGCCAATAAACAGGTCGATATCTCGGTAGGTAAAAAAATCACCTTAGCGGCAGGCAAGGCAATCAGCTTGTTTGCTCACACCCTAGGAATCAAAGCTTTTGCCGCAAAAGGCAAAGTCGAAATTCAAGCACAAAGTGATGAAATGCATCTCACCTCACTCAAAGACATGACCGTCACTAGTACCGGCGGTAAAACCGTCGTTGCCGCTAAAGATGAACTGCTATTGACCTGTGGTGGCGCCTATATTCGTTTAAAAGGCGGGCAGATAGAGTACGGTAGCCCCAATAACCAAACGGTGAAAGCCACTAATTGGGTGGTTGAAGGCCCTGCCTCGATGGATGTCACCCATCCGCAATTTCCACAGTCTATACCGAAACAAACTCTACGTTTTCAACTGAGCTCGTCACCACAAAGCCCTATGAAGGCGCGTGCATTTGAGCCGTATGAGCTGTATGCCAATGGGGCGCTTATCCTAAAAGGTATGAGTGATGCGCAAGGAAATATCCAAATTGACCATGATATTCCCACGGATAGCTATCAACTACATTTACTGAATGGGGATCGTTACGATATCGATGTTCCTCCTACTGAAGAGCAAGATGCAGAACGCGTCGAACCCGTTAATGTCGGTTTTCGATCCAGTGCGCCAAGCCAAGAGCGAGAAAGCTCGCGAATAGGTCAAGCATGGGGGAAAGGGCTTTTCCAATTTATCACTGAATGGAATAAGAGAAAATAATATGTCAGGAAATCAATCTGTAGGATTCCCCGCCTCCGTGCAGTTACCCATCCCGGCAACCGAGCAGAAAATACGCTTACCCGTCTCGACGTGTATGGTGCTGCAAATGACGCCCAGTTGGATCCCTGAGAGTACCAAATATCCGATGAGCTTATTTGTGTATGACCCACTCGTGAATGGAAAACAAACTTTTGCGGCGGTTGCGGAGGCAATTCGGCATGCTAAGCACAGCATTGAAATTATTACATGGGGTTTCCAGCCCTCCATGTATTTTGAACGTTCAAGGGGAATTAATGAAGGAACATTTCCGACGATTGCAGAGCTTCTTGAACAGAAAGCCAAAGAAGGGGTGAAAGTTCGTATTCTAGTGTGGTTTGATGAACTAGCTAAATTCGGTGAAACCAGTTTGCCAGGTTGGCGATTATCAACCCATTACACGCCGAGGCAAAAAATTGAACTTCCGATGGAAAAGGCTATCGCGGCAGGGTCTAAATTAGACTACGAGTCGGATAAACAATATCAATTTGATAAAGAGTGGCTACATCGTGCGAAAACCAATCAAATTAAAAACTTATCGGTTCGTACACGCTCAATGGCAATAAATAGCCCCTCATCTCGTTTGAGTCAGGTGGCGAAGTTAACCAAACACCAGTTTGGCAGTGATGATGTCGAACTCAGTTTACGTTTGGCGGCTCTGGCGATGGTGCCAACTCATCACCAAAAAGCGGTGTTGATTGATTATGAAGAACCTACTCTCGCGGTTGGCTTTGTGATGGGGCATAACATGCATTCGCAGTATTGGGATGATGATAAACACTCAATTATTCAACATAAAGAGATGTCATGGCTAGGACGTGATGGCCCCACCGCATGGCAAGATACCTCTAACTGTGTGTATGGCGAAGTGTTGTGTGATTTAAGCGACAACTTTGTTTCGGCATGGAAAGAAACTGAAGGCTTGTTTACACACGGCAGTGAAGGTATCCAGCTGACAGAAAGACGTAAAGCAATTTCACGCAGCCAATACACGCCCACTTTAGAGCATGTTGAAGACTTAAATAAGCGTTACACATTTTTAGCTCGAAACCCATTAACACCAACGGCGGGAAAAATTTGTCGCACTAATCCCGAATATGATGAATATGATATTTTAAAGTCCTACGATCACGGTGTTAAACATGCACGTAACTACCTTTATTTTGAAAACCAATATTTCCGCTTATCGTCAATTGCTAAGGATGTGCGCAATATGGTGGAAGTGCGCAATCAATGTTTTGCAGAAGCGGCTGCCACTACCCCTAAACTGCAAGGGCAAAAAATTCCACCGTTCTATTTATTTGTGGTAACAAATTCAACCACAAAAGCAGAGGTGGGTGACTCGAATGAAGTCGGTGGATATCAAACTTACAAGATGCTGGAAACCTTAGGGCGCCGTGATTTGATGCGGGAGCATGCTGCACATCAAGATACGGTGAAGAACGTTATGGAAGCCACAAAAAACGGTTGGGTATTAGCTCCTGTCGATGTGGTAAAACCGGATGATATTCAGGAAGAAACCATTGAGGGGTTTAAGAGCGTGATTTGTACCTTGGTTTCTCCTGATTCTAATCTCTGGCAGTCGGTGTATGTCCACAGCAAGCTAACCTTAGTGGATGACACTTTTTTAATCCAAGGCTCTGCCAATATCAATTTACGCAG of Providencia rettgeri contains these proteins:
- the gltR_2 gene encoding HTH-type transcriptional regulator gltR, yielding MPAAKRPIFNLELDLLRTFIAVVDGATFAAAAESVCRTQSAVSQQMQRLESLIGKELFVRQGRNKALTDSGTQLLSYARRILRLNDEACLSLVYEEIDGVLKIGSPDDTANTILPDLLARFSGAYPNLIMDIIVKRSPFLMSMLEDNELDLAISTEEHVGYPKIVLRVSLRYGIAGSILPLI
- a CDS encoding DNA-binding transcriptional repressor LrhA, whose protein sequence is MLDEPSTYREMMINHLDQQQIPWRIAYMATTLSGARAAVRAGLGIMARSIELSGEDLRILGEDEGLPALPAIRYNLYLNSKSPTKAAQILFNSLKNEQTDVISHNN
- a CDS encoding cardiolipin synthetase; this translates as MSGNQSVGFPASVQLPIPATEQKIRLPVSTCMVLQMTPSWIPESTKYPMSLFVYDPLVNGKQTFAAVAEAIRHAKHSIEIITWGFQPSMYFERSRGINEGTFPTIAELLEQKAKEGVKVRILVWFDELAKFGETSLPGWRLSTHYTPRQKIELPMEKAIAAGSKLDYESDKQYQFDKEWLHRAKTNQIKNLSVRTRSMAINSPSSRLSQVAKLTKHQFGSDDVELSLRLAALAMVPTHHQKAVLIDYEEPTLAVGFVMGHNMHSQYWDDDKHSIIQHKEMSWLGRDGPTAWQDTSNCVYGEVLCDLSDNFVSAWKETEGLFTHGSEGIQLTERRKAISRSQYTPTLEHVEDLNKRYTFLARNPLTPTAGKICRTNPEYDEYDILKSYDHGVKHARNYLYFENQYFRLSSIAKDVRNMVEVRNQCFAEAAATTPKLQGQKIPPFYLFVVTNSTTKAEVGDSNEVGGYQTYKMLETLGRRDLMREHAAHQDTVKNVMEATKNGWVLAPVDVVKPDDIQEETIEGFKSVICTLVSPDSNLWQSVYVHSKLTLVDDTFLIQGSANINLRSMAFDTEIAVILQDTDIFPIVKPLREKLWKIHKGTGSVSGDLTTEFNEWKRIISLNKELKGDKKMPIAPLLPFEDKTIGLENTD